In Geitlerinema sp. PCC 9228, the genomic window CCTTATTCTCGGATAAAATATTCAATGGTTTTAAAATCAAATTTCTGTGATGTATTCCCCGATACCGGACATCCCCAATCCCTTGAATAGTAACCAAGTTTGACCCATCGATGAAAACTGGAATGCTTCCACTGATGGGGATAGGATACGTAACCGTGTTTGACGGGATTGTAGTGAATATAATCCAAACATTGGTTGAGTTCGGTTTCATTCCGAATTGTATGTTCCCAAAAACGACGCTGCCAAACATCGCTTTCTCGATGCTTGCGTCTGGATGCCGAACCGCTTCTGACTGAAACGCTTTCCCCAAATTGGTAGCGGGTAAATAAGACTTTGAGACGACCGACGCGCCGTGAAAAATTCGCATCTCCTAGGGGAAGTTTCCAAATAAAATGTAGGTGGTCTGGCAAGACGACGGCTGCAATAATATCAAAAGGCATTTCCTGTTTTACTTGAGCGATCGCTTTTCGTAAATTCTCCACGCGATCGCTATTTTCAAACAAAGGTTTTCTCTGGTAAGTAACCATTGTTAAAAAGAAAGTACCGCCGGGAATCCAAGCACGCCGATAGTTTGCCATGTCTAGCTTTGATGTATTGGGGAAATATAATCTATAATTTTAGCTGGTTGCTGCAACTTTTCGATCGAATTTTTACAAACAATCAAGAAATGATAATTGTAGGGTGGGCAATGCCCACCCTACTGATTTAACTTAATTTGAGAATATCCGCCGTTAGGGACAAACTTTCTTCGTAGAGTAGGAGCGCATCTAGGCTAAAATTGTGGGTCATGTAATGGCTAGATAGAAATTTTAGCGATCGCTTTACCTACCAAATTAAAATAGACGTGCTAGTAGGGTGGGCAATGCCCACCCTACTGATTTAACTTAATTTGAGAATATCCGCCGTTACGGATAAACTTTCTTCGTAGAGAATCTCGCGACCCCAACGTTGCAACTGCTGCGCCATGAGGGATTCTGCTTTTTGGTCGGAAAGGGAACTAACTTGTTCGGTTCGGCAGGATTGCGCGCTGCCGCCGGCTTCCATCCTCATGCAACCGGTGGTTTCGGAACAGAGAATGGTACAGCAATCAGCTTGGGGATTGGTGGAGTTGAGACGCAAGGCAATCAAATCACCGGGAATCTCTCCCCAGTCGGCTGTGGGAATGGCAGCGAGTTCGGCTTCGATTTCTCTGCCATTCGGTCCTTGGAAATAAACTCGTTTGAGGTCGTAGTCGCCGCCTTCATGGGTATAAGAAACTGGTTTCCAATCCAAGCGGCTGGCTAACCATCCCAAAAACATCCATCCTTGCGCGGCATTGCCCTTTTCATAATCAATGGTAACGCGATCGAGTTCTCCCAAAGCAGCGCGAC contains:
- a CDS encoding transposase gives rise to the protein MANYRRAWIPGGTFFLTMVTYQRKPLFENSDRVENLRKAIAQVKQEMPFDIIAAVVLPDHLHFIWKLPLGDANFSRRVGRLKVLFTRYQFGESVSVRSGSASRRKHRESDVWQRRFWEHTIRNETELNQCLDYIHYNPVKHGYVSYPHQWKHSSFHRWVKLGYYSRDWGCPVSGNTSQKFDFKTIEYFIRE